The following are from one region of the Rhizobium etli 8C-3 genome:
- a CDS encoding tyrosinase family protein translates to MSITRRHVIVQGGVIAAGLLASGLPGTKAFAQIPSIPWRRSLQGLAWNDPIIETYRDAVRLLNALPASDKFNWVNLSKIHGSGDVVKYCPHGNWYFLPWHRAYTAMYERIVRHVTKNNDFAMPFWDWTDNPYLPEVFTMQKTPDGKDNPLYVSSRTWPITQPMPDNIVGPQVLNTILTAKPYEVFGTTRPQGQNSLDPSWVTTSSGTQGTLEYTPHNQVHNNIGGWMPEMSSPRDPIFFMHHCNIDRIWATWNLRNANSTDRLWADMPFTDNFYDVDGNFWSPKVSDLYVPEELGYNYGFRTYFKVAAASAKTLALNDKLTSVIAATATDAAVAGVTTTSTDNSKAATENVPLSLPIKIPAGALQEIVRQPPLPSGMDTMDFGAAQEQAASAPRVLAFLRDVEITSASTTSVRVFLGKNDLKADTPVTDPHYVGSFAVLGHDGDHHRKPSFVLDLTDAIQRVYGGRGQTDGEAIDLQLIPVGSGAGKPGAVEPAKLEIAIVSA, encoded by the coding sequence ATGAGCATCACACGCAGACATGTCATCGTTCAGGGTGGCGTCATTGCAGCAGGCCTGCTCGCCAGCGGCCTACCGGGGACAAAAGCCTTCGCGCAGATACCGTCAATCCCTTGGCGGCGCTCACTGCAGGGCTTGGCCTGGAACGACCCGATCATCGAGACCTATCGCGACGCAGTGCGCCTTCTCAACGCCCTTCCCGCCAGCGACAAATTCAACTGGGTCAACCTCTCGAAAATTCACGGCAGCGGTGACGTCGTCAAATACTGCCCGCATGGCAACTGGTATTTCCTGCCGTGGCACAGGGCCTATACGGCTATGTACGAGCGCATCGTTCGGCACGTGACCAAGAACAACGATTTCGCTATGCCGTTCTGGGACTGGACCGACAATCCGTACCTGCCCGAAGTGTTCACAATGCAAAAGACGCCCGACGGCAAGGACAATCCACTTTATGTTTCGTCGCGCACCTGGCCAATCACGCAGCCGATGCCGGACAATATAGTTGGGCCACAGGTTCTCAACACCATCCTAACGGCGAAGCCATACGAGGTCTTCGGCACCACCCGCCCCCAGGGACAGAACTCACTCGATCCTTCCTGGGTCACCACCAGCAGCGGCACGCAGGGGACGCTGGAATACACACCGCACAATCAGGTGCACAACAATATCGGTGGCTGGATGCCGGAAATGTCGTCGCCCCGCGATCCGATCTTCTTCATGCATCATTGCAACATCGACCGCATCTGGGCGACGTGGAATTTGCGCAACGCCAACAGCACGGATCGGCTCTGGGCCGACATGCCGTTCACCGACAATTTTTACGATGTCGACGGCAACTTCTGGTCCCCGAAGGTCTCTGACCTTTATGTTCCAGAGGAACTCGGATACAATTATGGTTTCCGGACCTACTTCAAGGTCGCGGCGGCGAGCGCCAAAACGCTGGCCCTGAACGATAAACTCACGTCCGTGATCGCGGCGACGGCGACCGATGCTGCAGTCGCCGGCGTGACGACCACCTCCACGGACAACAGCAAGGCGGCAACGGAAAACGTGCCGCTTTCGCTGCCGATCAAGATCCCGGCGGGCGCATTGCAGGAGATCGTCCGCCAACCGCCTCTGCCATCCGGCATGGATACAATGGATTTCGGCGCGGCACAGGAGCAGGCGGCCTCCGCTCCTCGTGTGCTGGCATTCCTGCGCGATGTCGAGATCACCAGTGCCAGCACGACCAGCGTTCGGGTGTTTCTCGGCAAGAACGACCTTAAGGCCGATACGCCCGTCACCGATCCCCATTACGTCGGTTCTTTCGCCGTTCTCGGTCATGACGGCGACCATCATCGCAAACCATCCTTCGTCCTCGATCTGACGGACGCGATCCAGCGGGTTTACGGCGGAAGGGGGCAGACGGATGGCGAGGCCATCGACCTGCAGCTCATTCCTGTCGGATCGGGAGCGGGCAAACCCGGCGCCGTAGAGCCCGCAAAGCTAGAAATAGCCATAGTGTCCGCCTAA
- a CDS encoding phosphoribosyltransferase domain-containing protein → MVNPSTYSAQLADGTISVHVDRSLVPPIEMFGFGQRINPNRSFLFVSKVLGRFLPIRPSVMGNAFDLLARQIPADIPGPVLFIGIAEAGIGLGAGVHRRFRELTGRGDAIYICSTRHDLKLPLLCEFEEEHSHAPRHLLHEPCEARLRDLVHGATGLVLVDDEASTGKTFANIFAALPAKIRLKLKHTVLLTLTDWSEGAARAEITGTVSEATIVSGRYSWTPRGDFTAATPQVPSCDRPKRPEVCPDVARDWARLGVVDHLQGLNANAADDGITLVLGTGEHVWQPFLLAERLEKEGAEVFYSSVTRSPLSKGHAIGSVLSFSDNYGGTVPHYLYNVDPALYSKIILCSETGPENVCASLMSALGDPIVLSDVEGE, encoded by the coding sequence ATGGTGAATCCTTCAACATACTCTGCGCAACTCGCCGACGGCACTATCTCGGTTCACGTGGATCGAAGCCTTGTACCCCCCATCGAGATGTTCGGCTTCGGGCAGCGAATCAACCCGAACCGCTCGTTTCTGTTTGTTTCCAAGGTTCTTGGTCGATTCCTGCCGATCCGCCCTTCGGTCATGGGAAATGCATTCGACCTCCTTGCACGTCAGATTCCTGCCGATATTCCTGGTCCGGTTTTGTTCATCGGAATAGCCGAAGCGGGCATTGGCCTTGGTGCGGGTGTCCATCGGCGGTTCCGCGAACTCACTGGTCGCGGCGATGCAATATATATCTGCTCCACTCGCCATGATCTTAAACTGCCGCTGCTGTGCGAATTTGAGGAAGAGCATAGCCATGCCCCGCGGCACCTCCTGCACGAACCATGCGAGGCAAGGCTCCGCGACTTGGTTCATGGTGCGACCGGCTTGGTACTCGTTGACGATGAGGCTTCGACAGGTAAGACATTTGCCAACATCTTCGCTGCCCTTCCCGCAAAAATTCGTTTGAAGCTGAAGCACACAGTCCTACTTACGCTTACCGACTGGTCAGAAGGCGCTGCCCGCGCGGAGATCACGGGAACAGTCAGTGAGGCTACTATCGTTTCCGGACGGTACAGTTGGACTCCGCGTGGGGATTTCACGGCAGCTACTCCGCAGGTCCCTTCCTGTGACCGTCCTAAGCGGCCCGAGGTCTGTCCCGACGTCGCTCGAGACTGGGCGCGTCTCGGCGTCGTCGATCACTTGCAGGGTCTCAATGCAAACGCTGCCGATGACGGGATTACCCTCGTACTCGGAACGGGCGAACACGTGTGGCAGCCCTTCCTGCTTGCGGAGCGCTTGGAAAAGGAGGGCGCTGAGGTTTTCTATTCATCCGTGACGCGTTCTCCCCTGTCGAAAGGCCACGCGATCGGTTCAGTACTTTCGTTCTCCGACAACTACGGCGGAACAGTTCCACATTACCTCTACAACGTCGATCCAGCGCTGTACTCGAAAATTATACTCTGCTCGGAGACAGGCCCGGAAAATGTCTGTGCCAGCCTGATGTCCGCACTGGGCGATCCCATTGTCCTTTCAGACGTAGAAGGTGAATGA
- a CDS encoding cysteine protease StiP domain-containing protein has product MGDTYDSIASPATLGSYAEYDVTLLLKRVDIQPTDTATREEAIQSGRRHYSEMISAEMAPTREYMELFAKAMATGGPRMGAETARLALAIVQSVEGPITLVSLVRAGVPFGILLKRAIALLGRDVGHYGLSIIRDKGVDDEAMRHILARRPVESIVFVDSWTGKGAIANQLEKSFKDYSDRPARLVVLADPCGCAWLAASGDDWLIPSGMLGCTVSGLISRSILNAALVGPGDFHACVQWDNLAEHDISRSFVDGMWNDVSTVIATEIPSVWSIETRRAHRDAAAAAVAWVMGEDAVTNINRVKPGIAEATRAILRRVPEKVYVSSPTDPELAALMYLIDNKGVPYVVSPRKIAPYRAVTLIRHVS; this is encoded by the coding sequence ATGGGGGATACCTATGACAGCATCGCCTCCCCTGCCACACTAGGCTCCTACGCCGAATACGACGTGACGCTCCTTCTCAAGAGAGTGGATATTCAGCCTACTGACACGGCCACGAGGGAAGAGGCCATCCAATCCGGGCGGCGGCATTACTCGGAAATGATTTCCGCCGAGATGGCCCCGACCCGCGAATACATGGAGCTGTTTGCTAAGGCCATGGCCACTGGTGGCCCGCGCATGGGCGCCGAGACGGCACGCCTCGCCCTCGCGATCGTGCAGTCGGTCGAGGGTCCTATTACCCTTGTCAGTTTGGTCCGCGCCGGCGTGCCCTTCGGCATCCTTCTCAAGAGGGCCATCGCCTTACTCGGCCGGGACGTCGGACACTACGGGTTGTCGATCATTCGCGACAAGGGCGTTGACGACGAGGCTATGCGCCACATTCTTGCCAGGCGTCCTGTCGAGAGCATCGTCTTCGTAGATAGCTGGACGGGCAAAGGAGCAATTGCGAACCAACTCGAAAAGAGCTTCAAGGACTACTCAGACCGGCCTGCGCGGCTAGTTGTATTGGCCGACCCCTGCGGCTGCGCATGGCTCGCCGCATCGGGCGACGACTGGCTTATTCCCTCCGGAATGCTAGGATGCACCGTATCCGGGCTTATCAGCCGCTCGATCCTCAACGCTGCCCTCGTCGGTCCCGGTGACTTCCACGCCTGCGTCCAGTGGGATAATCTCGCGGAACACGATATTTCCCGATCATTCGTGGATGGTATGTGGAATGATGTCTCCACTGTGATTGCAACCGAAATCCCGAGCGTCTGGAGTATCGAGACCCGCCGGGCGCATCGCGATGCCGCCGCCGCTGCCGTCGCCTGGGTGATGGGGGAGGACGCCGTAACGAACATCAACCGAGTAAAGCCGGGCATTGCGGAGGCGACCAGGGCCATCCTGCGACGTGTGCCGGAAAAGGTGTACGTCTCGTCGCCAACCGATCCAGAACTCGCGGCCCTCATGTACCTGATCGACAACAAAGGCGTCCCGTATGTCGTCTCCCCTAGAAAGATCGCCCCCTACCGCGCCGTCACGCTGATCCGGCACGTCTCCTAA